A region of Pseudomonas putida DNA encodes the following proteins:
- the hrpB gene encoding ATP-dependent helicase HrpB: protein MISLPIDTVLPALRQALENRDEAVLEAPPGAGKTTRVPLALLSAPWLAGQTIVMLEPRRLAARAAAERLASELGEKVGETVGYRIRLDSKVGPKTRIEVVTEGILTRRLQADPALEGVGLLIFDEFHERSLDADLALALSLNGRELLRDEPLKILLMSATLEGERLSRLLDDAPVVSSEGRMYPVDIHWGRPSQPGEFIEPRVVDCVLQALAEQPGSVLVFLPGQAEIRRVHQSLQDMLGERSDILLCPLHGELDLNAQRAAIDPAPTGLRKVVLATNIAETSLTIDGVRVVVDAGLARVPRFDPGSGMTRLDTQRISRASATQRAGRAGRLEPGVCYRLWSEAQHDQLAAHGSAEILQADLAGLALQLARWGVTPDQLRWLDQPPAAAFSQAQDLLARLSAFKAGSRDNLSEHGQAMAELPAHPRIAHLLLRGQDLGLAAMACDVAALLGERDIQRGGGADLHSRLALISGESKASRGGQGGVQRARQLARQYRGLLRGRAGAGVADPEHSRWLGALLALAYPDRVAQQRREGSAEYRLANGRAALFAEVDALMKCPWLVVADLGSRQGQREERIYLAAEFDPALLDDVLAEQVERVDILDWDDRAQVLRAERQTKVGELVLSREPLPGLDDEARARALIGLVRRKGLNLLTWTPELRQWQARVALLRQLDLDQNGHSEWPDLGDEALLANLEDWLQPYLGKVSRLSHFAALDLSSILRNLLPWPLPQRLDEWAPAHLAVPSGSNIRLDYSENPPILAVRLQELFGLADTPRIAQGRQQVKLHLLSPARRPVQVTQDLANFWRTTYAEVKKDLKGRYPKHYWPDDPLVAEATARAKPRGT from the coding sequence ATGATTTCATTACCGATCGATACCGTTCTGCCCGCTTTGCGCCAGGCCCTGGAAAACCGCGACGAAGCTGTGCTCGAAGCGCCCCCCGGCGCCGGCAAGACCACCCGCGTGCCCCTGGCGTTGCTGAGCGCGCCGTGGCTGGCCGGGCAGACCATCGTGATGCTCGAACCACGGCGCCTGGCCGCCCGCGCGGCGGCCGAAAGGCTGGCCAGCGAGCTGGGCGAGAAGGTCGGCGAAACCGTGGGCTACCGCATCCGCCTGGACAGCAAGGTCGGGCCGAAGACCCGTATCGAGGTGGTCACCGAGGGTATCCTCACCCGCCGTCTGCAGGCGGACCCTGCGCTGGAGGGCGTGGGGCTGCTGATTTTCGACGAGTTCCACGAGCGCAGCCTGGATGCTGACCTCGCTTTGGCGTTGAGCCTCAATGGGCGCGAGCTGCTGCGTGACGAGCCGCTGAAAATTCTGCTGATGTCCGCGACGCTGGAGGGCGAGCGCCTGTCGCGGCTGCTCGACGATGCACCGGTCGTCAGCAGCGAAGGCCGCATGTACCCGGTAGACATCCACTGGGGGCGGCCGTCCCAGCCGGGCGAGTTCATCGAGCCACGGGTCGTCGATTGCGTCCTCCAGGCGTTGGCGGAACAGCCCGGTAGCGTGCTGGTATTCCTGCCCGGGCAGGCCGAAATCCGCCGGGTTCACCAGAGCCTTCAGGACATGCTGGGCGAGCGTTCCGACATCTTGCTGTGCCCATTGCATGGCGAACTCGACCTCAATGCCCAGCGCGCAGCGATCGACCCGGCGCCAACAGGTCTGCGCAAAGTGGTGCTGGCCACCAACATCGCCGAAACCAGCCTGACCATCGACGGCGTGCGCGTGGTGGTTGACGCAGGCCTTGCGCGGGTGCCGCGTTTCGACCCCGGCAGTGGCATGACCCGGCTCGACACCCAGCGTATCTCCCGTGCCAGCGCTACCCAGCGTGCCGGCCGGGCGGGCCGCCTGGAACCAGGGGTGTGCTACCGGCTATGGTCCGAAGCACAGCATGACCAGTTGGCCGCGCACGGCAGCGCAGAAATACTCCAGGCCGACCTCGCAGGCCTGGCCTTGCAGTTGGCCCGCTGGGGCGTCACGCCCGATCAGCTGCGCTGGCTGGACCAGCCGCCAGCGGCGGCGTTCTCCCAGGCCCAGGACCTGCTGGCACGGCTCAGTGCGTTCAAGGCCGGCAGCCGCGACAACCTCAGCGAACACGGCCAGGCCATGGCCGAACTGCCGGCCCATCCGCGCATTGCCCACTTGCTGCTGCGTGGCCAGGATCTTGGGCTGGCCGCCATGGCCTGTGATGTCGCCGCCTTGCTGGGGGAGCGTGATATCCAGCGCGGGGGTGGTGCCGACCTGCACAGCCGGCTGGCGTTGATCAGCGGTGAAAGCAAGGCGTCCCGAGGCGGGCAGGGCGGCGTGCAGCGTGCGCGGCAGTTGGCCCGGCAATACCGCGGGTTGCTACGCGGCAGGGCGGGCGCAGGGGTCGCCGACCCCGAACACTCGCGCTGGTTGGGCGCATTGCTGGCGCTGGCCTACCCAGACCGGGTCGCCCAGCAGCGGCGCGAGGGCAGCGCTGAATATCGCCTGGCCAATGGCCGCGCGGCTTTGTTCGCTGAAGTTGATGCCTTGATGAAGTGCCCCTGGCTGGTGGTTGCCGACCTGGGGAGCCGCCAGGGCCAGCGGGAAGAACGTATCTACCTGGCTGCCGAGTTCGACCCAGCGCTGCTGGACGATGTGCTGGCCGAGCAGGTCGAACGGGTCGATATCCTCGACTGGGACGACCGCGCACAGGTGTTGCGCGCCGAACGCCAGACCAAGGTCGGCGAGCTGGTGCTCAGCCGCGAGCCGTTGCCTGGCCTGGATGACGAAGCCCGCGCCAGGGCCTTGATCGGCCTGGTGCGGCGTAAAGGCCTCAATCTGCTGACCTGGACGCCGGAACTGCGTCAGTGGCAGGCGCGGGTAGCGTTGCTGCGTCAACTGGACCTGGACCAGAACGGGCACAGTGAGTGGCCCGACCTGGGCGACGAGGCCCTGCTGGCCAACCTGGAAGACTGGCTGCAGCCGTACCTGGGCAAGGTTTCGCGCTTGAGCCATTTTGCCGCCCTGGACCTGTCGTCGATCCTGCGCAACCTGCTGCCGTGGCCATTGCCGCAGCGCCTGGACGAGTGGGCGCCCGCGCATCTGGCCGTGCCGTCGGGCTCGAACATTCGCCTGGACTACAGTGAAAACCCACCCATTCTTGCGGTGCGTCTGCAGGAGCTGTTTGGCCTGGCAGACACGCCACGCATCGCCCAGGGGCGTCAGCAGGTCAAGTTGCATCTGCTATCACCCGCTCGCCGGCCCGTGCAGGTAACCCAGGACCTGGCCAACTTCTGGCGCACGACCTATGCCGAGGTAAAGAAGGACCTCAAGGGCCGCTACCCCAAGCACTACTGGCCGGATGACCCGCTGGTGGCTGAAGCCACGGCGCGGGCCAAACCACGGGGTACCTGA